In a genomic window of Salminus brasiliensis chromosome 12, fSalBra1.hap2, whole genome shotgun sequence:
- the LOC140573764 gene encoding caskin-2 isoform X6 — protein sequence MGKEQELLQAVKNGDLPSTQKLLARCKSSRSKLLGSTKRLNVNYQDPDGFSALHHAALTGTTDLLSLLLEAQATVDIKDSNGMRPLHYAAWQGKAESVLMLLRAGASVNGPSHDGQIPLHLAAQYGHYEVSEMLLQHQSNPCIVNKAKKTPLDLACEFGRLKVTQLLLSSNMITTLLEGDRRDTVDSAFNTPLHLAARNGHKDIIRLLLKAGIDINRATKAGTALHEASLYGKTEVVRLLLDAGIDVNIRNTYNQTALDIVNQFTTSHASKDIKQLLRDATGVLQVRALKDYWNLHDPTALNIRAGDVITVLEQHMDGRWKGHIHDSQRGTDRVGYFPPSIVEVISRRSAGDRNSVGSTGSVGSTRSAGSGQSTESNTAPSGLHQHATSLDSNKQPAPPGGDSVQPDHHKQPDQSTGIPRRPVLAVSRAPEQSFLQQFVRPQQLLEGKDAEAIYQWLSEFQLEQYTANFLNAGYDVPTISRMTPEDLTAIGVTKPGHRKKISLEIANLSIPEWLPEYTPADLGEWLSAIGLPQYHKKLLENGYDSINIVRDLTWEDLQEIGITKLGHQKKIMLAVKKLCDLHRALLQAESGQGTLRRKPPAALDLLPIEPLTDGGDLPSPHTPKMLTFQESELSAELQNAMATHYGSPQEGLAIKHAVSMSASQESIDARSRGSGRSQEPPVTPSTATTHHSHSQESLASGDYSPAKERNIPEGRDQHQQRRLVGGSPGFKHPAVQIKPKPLGSPAQKAFNYLHANHASATLGRRSPGAPKKRTQSLTRYALSDGEPDEEDEDELAQPMAAALPSYATLSRRPGRGQLFRLQAAPEQPVGRSHSFAIRARRKGPPPPPPKRLSSVSSSSTSAEATTDTPTPPAGSVETNCPGSVKSIAATLETAIKGPRAELCQESNSSFFSSAEGPRRRALSQSEPCPSAQVECDRGVKSDSEEDEATKDVCLDGSSSPQNSSSECIPFAEEGNLTIKQRPKTGGPPRADSVVEPPEKLKTAKAPELPEFNLTESDTVKRRHKPKEKEQPPVESDDEQQCQGSVTLRISESEIVSPCTEPPSTQPIKAPPPLAPKPASPPKPPHNATNVRQPAPAVTVSGSGVTLNVVQSVAFAAPTSPLPCSHIPGSPLQPVAPGQPYICMKVGSGTVLVQQKLDQTSTSLEEALKAVERKLILDDITDGFRQPGPRESIIGLALSRVSRWHFLLTSLQCSASSEASEPGNQPFSPSVLAAH from the exons GAATGCGTCCGCTGCATTATGCTGCATGGCAGGGGAAAGCAGAATCAGTGCTCATGCTTCTGAGAGCAGGAGCTTCCGTCAACGGACCCTCACATGATGGGCAGATCCCACTGCATCTGGCTGCACAGTATGGACATTATGAGGTG TCTGAGATGCTGTTGCAACACCAGTCCAATCCCTGCATTGTGAACAAGGCTAAGAAGACTCCTCTAGACCTGGCCTGCGAGTTTGGCAGGCTTAAG GTTACTCAGCTGTTGTTGAGCAGTAACATGATTACGACTCTTTTAGAGGGGGACAGAAGGGACACTGTAGACTCAGCCTTCAACACACCCCTCCATCTTGCTGCTCGCAATGGACATAAGGACATAATCAG GCTTCTGCTGAAGGCAGGAATTGACATCAACAGAGCTACCAAAGCAGGCACCGCTCTGCACGAGGCCTCTCTTTATGGGAAGACTGAGGTAGTGCGACTGCTGCTGGAT GCTGGAATTGACGTGAACATTCGGAATACATATAACCAGACGGCCCTGGATATTGTCAATCAGTTTACCACCTCGCATGCCAGCAAGGACATTAAACAGCTCTTAAGAG ATGCCACAGGAGTTCTTCAGGTGAGAGCTCTGAAGGACTATTGGAACCTCCATGACCCCACTGCCCTCAACATCCGTGCTGGTGATGTCATTACG GTGCTGGAACAACACATGGATGGACGCTGGAAAGGCCACATCCATGATAGCCAGAGAGGCACAGACCGTGTGGGCTACTTCCCTCCATCCATAGTAGAGGTCATTAGCAGACGATCTG CAGGTGACAGGAACAGTGTGGGCAGCACAGGCAGTGTCGGGAGCACGCGCAGTGCGGGTAGTGGACAGAGCACAGAAAGCAACACCGCCCCTAGCGGCCTCCACCAGCACGCCACCAGCCTTGATTCTAACAAA CAGCCAGCACCACCTGGTGGCGATTCTGTGCAACCAGATCACCACAAACAACCTGACCAATCTACAG GCATTCCTCGAAGGCCAGTGCTTGCTGTGTCGAGAGCACCAGAGCAAAGCTTTCTGCAGCAATTTGTGCGACCTCAGCAGCTGCTGGAGGGCAAA GATGCTGAAGCAATCTACCAGTGGCTGAGTGAGTTTCAGCTTGAGCAGTACACTGCTAACTTCCTTAATGCAGGGTATGATGTCCCCACCATCAGCCGAATGACCCCTGAG GATTTGACTGCTATTGGTGTTACAAAACCAGGTCACAGGAAGAAGATTTCACTGGAGATTGCCAACTTAAGCATTCCAGAATGGCTACCAGAATATACACCA GCAGATCTAGGTGAATGGCTTAGTGCTATTGGTCTGCCTCAGTATCACAAGAAGCTTTTGGAGAATGGCTATGACTCCATCAACATTGTCAGAGACCTTACATGGGAGGACCTGCAGGAGATTGGGATAACTAAACTAG GCCATCAGAAAAAAATCATGCTGGCAGTGAAGAAGCTCTGTGACCTTCATAGGGCTCTACTACAGGCAGAGTCAGGCCAGGGCACCCTGCGCCGCAAGCCTCCTGCAGCCCTGGACCTTCTCCCCATTGAGCCGCTCACGGACGGTGGTGACCTACCCTCGCCGCACACCCCTAAGATGCTCACTTTCCAGGAGAGCGAGCTGAGTGCTGAGCTGCAGAATGCAATGGCTACGCACTATGGCAGCCCTCAGGAGGGTCTGGCCATCAAGCACGCTGTATCCATGTCAGCCAGCCAGGAGAGCATCGATGCTCGCTCCAGAGGTTCAGGGAGGTCTCAGGAGCCTCCTGTCACGCCCTCCACAGCCACAACCCATCACAGCCACTCACAAGAGAGCCTGGCCAGTGGTGACTACAGCCCTGCAAAAGAGCGGAACATTCCTGAAGGCCGGGATCAGCACCAACAGCGGAGGCTTGTAGGTGGGTCTCCAGGCTTTAAACATCCTGCAGTGCAAATCAAGCCCAAACCTCTTGGCTCTCCAGCTCAGAAGGCATTTAACTACCTGCATGCCAACCATGCTAGTGCCACTCTGGGTCGCCGTTCTCCTGGAGCACCCAAGAAACGCACTCAGAGCTTGACACGTTATGCCTTATCTGACGGCGAGCCCGAtgaagaggatgaggatgagttGGCCCAGCCTATGGCCGCTGCCCTACCCTCTTACGCCACTCTGAGCCGCAGGCCTGGTCGTGGCCAGCTGTTCCGCCTCCAGGCCGCTCCCGAGCAGCCGGTGGGACGAAGTCATTCGTTCGCCATCAGGGCCCGCCGCAAAGGtcctcctccacccccacccaagCGCCTCAGCTCTGTTAGCAGCAGTAGCACCAGTGCTGAGGCAACAACGGACACCCCAACACCTCCTGCAGGCAGTGTGGAGACAAACTGCCCTGGAAGTGTGAAGAGCATTGCGGCTACTTTAGAGACAGCAATAAAGGGCCCCAGGGCTGAACTCTGCCAGGAGTCCAATTCTTCCTTTTTCAGCTCCGCAGAGGGGCCCAGGAGAAGAGCCCTTAGCCAGAGTGAACCCTGCCCGTCCGCCCAGGTGGAATGTGACAGAGGGGTGAAGTCTGACTCTGAGGAGGACGAGGCCACTAAGGATGTCTGTCTCGACGGCTCATCCTCTCCTCAAAATAGCTCCAGTGAATGCATTCCCTTCGCTGAAGAGGGCAACCTCACCATCAAGCAGCGGCCTAAAACAGGGGGTCCACCCAGGGCTGACAGTGTAGTGGAGCCTCCCGAGAAGCTAAAGACAGCCAAGGCACCTGAGCTCCCAGAGTTCAACCTGACCGAGTCGGACACTGTTAAAAGGCGACACAAACCAAAAGAGAAAGAACAGCCACCTGTTGAGTCTGACGATGAGCAGCAGTGCCAAGGTAGTGTCACACTGCGTATTAGCGAGTCAGAGATTGTTTCACCATGTACAGAGCCTCCATCAACACAGCCTATAAAGGCTCCTCCACCTCTCGCTCCGAAACCTGCCAGTCCCCCAAAACCTCCACACAATGCTACTAATGTCAGACAACCTGCTCCTGCAGTCACAG TGAGCGGATCTGGCGTGACACTGAATGTGGTGCAGAGTGTCGCGTTTGCTGCGCCCACATCTCCATTGCCGTGTTCCCACATCCCTGGGTCTCCACTTCAGCCCGTGGCACCAGGACAGCCCTATATATGCATGAAGGTGGGATCAGGGACCGTGCTGGTGCAGCAAAAACTGGATCAGACCAGCACATCTCTGGAGGAGGCGTTAAAGGCTGTGGAGAGAAAACTTATCTTGGATGACATAACTGATGG GTttcggcagccggggccccgagagagcataattggccttgctctctccagggtgagtagatggcactttctcctcacatcactccagtgcagtgctTCGTCAGAGGCATCAGAGCCAGGTAACCAGCCCTTTTCTCcgagcgtgttggctgcccaTTGA